A genomic window from Pecten maximus chromosome 6, xPecMax1.1, whole genome shotgun sequence includes:
- the LOC117329660 gene encoding probable glycosyltransferase STELLO2 isoform X2 translates to MRRRNPAPFTMMNMKNVGSTCLYHVIYISCCFMAFSIYRYYIDIETLPIEIKELPKLVRTSLKMNELPKQVQASLQKRPERNTDESFAQNGLSAALTGTLFSGEIVRTSLPEAYKNKHKYLAKLDNMPACDNWAVVTTVFSPSKAVQHIASLTNWCLVIVADMKTPPESKYLFEMGNVNHITRKRVKYLSVPEQSKLYPLLAEAIPLNTFGRKNIGYMYAIHHEANYIWDFDDDNFGLIELNDFKPSNPLSYVTDCKAAHNTLLNPYPYFGVAESYTWPRGFPLQDIKNKTTLPKLCTKSTSVKLGIVQSLANKQPDIDAIYRLTRDIPFNFRATPKSHRPLVLPRNSYTPFNAQATLWFAPAFPYLLLPISVHGRVSDIWRSYIAEYFLYKNDLLLAFSSPYVVQDRNPHNYLRDFNAELDLYQKSKQLVEFLSSDKHGNQPHLLAMYKSLYMREYFELPDIFLAEAWTKTLEDISK, encoded by the exons ATGCGCAGGAGGAATCCAGCTCCTTTTACAATGATGAATATGAAGAACGTTGGATCCACGTGCTTATATCATGTAATCTACATCAGTTGTTGCTTCATGGCTTTTTCCATTTATCGGTACTATATAGACATCGAAACCTTACCAATCGAAATAAAAGAATTACCGAAACTAGTTCGAACTTCCTtgaaaatgaatgaattacCGAAACAAGTTCAAGCTTCCTTGCAGAAACGACCTGAACGCAACACAGATGAGAGTTTTGCACAAAATGGACTTTCAGCTGCCCTGACCGGGACATTGTTCTCGGGGGAAATAGTGAGAACATCTTTACCAGAAGcctacaaaaataaacataaatatttggCAAAGCTGGACAATATGCCAGCTTGCGATAACTGGGCAGTTGTTACAACTGTTTTTTCTCCTTCGAAAGCAGTTCAGCATATCGCATCACTTACAAATTGGTGCTTAGTGATAGTAGCCGACATGAAAACACCGCCAGAAAGTAAATACTTGTTCGAAATGGGAAATGTCAATCATATCACCCGAAAAAGAGTCAAATATCTTTCAGTACCAGAACAAAGTAAGTTATATCCCTTGTTAGCAGAGGCCATACCATTAAACACATTTGGAAGGAAGAACATCGGATACATGTACGCTATACATCACGAGGCGAACTATATTTGGGattttgatgatgataatttTGGCTTAATCGAACTTAATGATTTTAAACCTTCAAATCCTTTATCTTACGTCACAGATTGCAAAGCAGCACATAATACGTTACTGAACCCATATCCCTATTTCGGAGTTGCAGAATCATACACATGGCCAAGAGGTTTCCCTCTACAggatattaaaaacaaaacgacTCTACCTAAACTATGTACCAAAAGTACTTCAGTAAAACTTGGTATAGTACAGTCTCTAGCAAATAAACAACCCGATATAGATGCTATTTATAGactgacacgtgacataccCTTTAATTTCCGCGCAACACCGAAATCTCACCGGCCATTAGTTTTGCCTCGAAATTCATACACACCATTTAATGCCCAGGCAACTTTATGGTTTGCACCTGCGTTCCCCTATTTGTTGCTACCTATCAGCGTACATGGGCGCGTGTCTGATATTTGGAGAAGTTACATCGCGGAatattttctttacaaaaaCGACCTTCTCTTAGCATTTTCATCACCATATGTTGTTCAGGATAGGAATCCGCATAACTACTTACGTGATTTTAACGCAGAGTTGGATTTGTACCAGAAAAGTAAACAACTTGTGGAATTTCTTTCATCTGACAAACATGGTAATCAACCACACCTTTTGGCAATGTACAAAAGCTTATATATGAGAGAGTATTTTGAACTGCCTGATATATTTTTAGCTGAAGCATGGACAAAGACATTGGAAGAC ATCAGCAAATGA
- the LOC117329660 gene encoding probable glycosyltransferase STELLO2 isoform X3 — MRRRNPAPFTMMNMKNVGSTCLYHVIYISCCFMAFSIYRYYIDIETLPIEIKELPKLVRTSLKMNELPKQVQASLQKRPERNTDESFAQNGLSAALTGTLFSGEIVRTSLPEAYKNKHKYLAKLDNMPACDNWAVVTTVFSPSKAVQHIASLTNWCLVIVADMKTPPESKYLFEMGNVNHITRKRVKYLSVPEQSKLYPLLAEAIPLNTFGRKNIGYMYAIHHEANYIWDFDDDNFGLIELNDFKPSNPLSYVTDCKAAHNTLLNPYPYFGVAESYTWPRGFPLQDIKNKTTLPKLCTKSTSVKLGIVQSLANKQPDIDAIYRLTRDIPFNFRATPKSHRPLVLPRNSYTPFNAQATLWFAPAFPYLLLPISVHGRVSDIWRSYIAEYFLYKNDLLLAFSSPYVVQDRNPHNYLRDFNAELDLYQKSKQLVEFLSSDKHGNQPHLLAMYKSLYMREYFELPDIFLAEAWTKTLEDISK, encoded by the exons ATGCGCAGGAGGAATCCAGCTCCTTTTACAATGATGAATATGAAGAACGTTGGATCCACGTGCTTATATCATGTAATCTACATCAGTTGTTGCTTCATGGCTTTTTCCATTTATCGGTACTATATAGACATCGAAACCTTACCAATCGAAATAAAAGAATTACCGAAACTAGTTCGAACTTCCTtgaaaatgaatgaattacCGAAACAAGTTCAAGCTTCCTTGCAGAAACGACCTGAACGCAACACAGATGAGAGTTTTGCACAAAATGGACTTTCAGCTGCCCTGACCGGGACATTGTTCTCGGGGGAAATAGTGAGAACATCTTTACCAGAAGcctacaaaaataaacataaatatttggCAAAGCTGGACAATATGCCAGCTTGCGATAACTGGGCAGTTGTTACAACTGTTTTTTCTCCTTCGAAAGCAGTTCAGCATATCGCATCACTTACAAATTGGTGCTTAGTGATAGTAGCCGACATGAAAACACCGCCAGAAAGTAAATACTTGTTCGAAATGGGAAATGTCAATCATATCACCCGAAAAAGAGTCAAATATCTTTCAGTACCAGAACAAAGTAAGTTATATCCCTTGTTAGCAGAGGCCATACCATTAAACACATTTGGAAGGAAGAACATCGGATACATGTACGCTATACATCACGAGGCGAACTATATTTGGGattttgatgatgataatttTGGCTTAATCGAACTTAATGATTTTAAACCTTCAAATCCTTTATCTTACGTCACAGATTGCAAAGCAGCACATAATACGTTACTGAACCCATATCCCTATTTCGGAGTTGCAGAATCATACACATGGCCAAGAGGTTTCCCTCTACAggatattaaaaacaaaacgacTCTACCTAAACTATGTACCAAAAGTACTTCAGTAAAACTTGGTATAGTACAGTCTCTAGCAAATAAACAACCCGATATAGATGCTATTTATAGactgacacgtgacataccCTTTAATTTCCGCGCAACACCGAAATCTCACCGGCCATTAGTTTTGCCTCGAAATTCATACACACCATTTAATGCCCAGGCAACTTTATGGTTTGCACCTGCGTTCCCCTATTTGTTGCTACCTATCAGCGTACATGGGCGCGTGTCTGATATTTGGAGAAGTTACATCGCGGAatattttctttacaaaaaCGACCTTCTCTTAGCATTTTCATCACCATATGTTGTTCAGGATAGGAATCCGCATAACTACTTACGTGATTTTAACGCAGAGTTGGATTTGTACCAGAAAAGTAAACAACTTGTGGAATTTCTTTCATCTGACAAACATGGTAATCAACCACACCTTTTGGCAATGTACAAAAGCTTATATATGAGAGAGTATTTTGAACTGCCTGATATATTTTTAGCTGAAGCATGGACAAAGAC ATTGGAAGACATCAGCAAATGA
- the LOC117329660 gene encoding probable glycosyltransferase STELLO2 isoform X1: MRRRNPAPFTMMNMKNVGSTCLYHVIYISCCFMAFSIYRYYIDIETLPIEIKELPKLVRTSLKMNELPKQVQASLQKRPERNTDESFAQNGLSAALTGTLFSGEIVRTSLPEAYKNKHKYLAKLDNMPACDNWAVVTTVFSPSKAVQHIASLTNWCLVIVADMKTPPESKYLFEMGNVNHITRKRVKYLSVPEQSKLYPLLAEAIPLNTFGRKNIGYMYAIHHEANYIWDFDDDNFGLIELNDFKPSNPLSYVTDCKAAHNTLLNPYPYFGVAESYTWPRGFPLQDIKNKTTLPKLCTKSTSVKLGIVQSLANKQPDIDAIYRLTRDIPFNFRATPKSHRPLVLPRNSYTPFNAQATLWFAPAFPYLLLPISVHGRVSDIWRSYIAEYFLYKNDLLLAFSSPYVVQDRNPHNYLRDFNAELDLYQKSKQLVEFLSSDKHGNQPHLLAMYKSLYMREYFELPDIFLAEAWTKTLEDIRK; this comes from the coding sequence ATGCGCAGGAGGAATCCAGCTCCTTTTACAATGATGAATATGAAGAACGTTGGATCCACGTGCTTATATCATGTAATCTACATCAGTTGTTGCTTCATGGCTTTTTCCATTTATCGGTACTATATAGACATCGAAACCTTACCAATCGAAATAAAAGAATTACCGAAACTAGTTCGAACTTCCTtgaaaatgaatgaattacCGAAACAAGTTCAAGCTTCCTTGCAGAAACGACCTGAACGCAACACAGATGAGAGTTTTGCACAAAATGGACTTTCAGCTGCCCTGACCGGGACATTGTTCTCGGGGGAAATAGTGAGAACATCTTTACCAGAAGcctacaaaaataaacataaatatttggCAAAGCTGGACAATATGCCAGCTTGCGATAACTGGGCAGTTGTTACAACTGTTTTTTCTCCTTCGAAAGCAGTTCAGCATATCGCATCACTTACAAATTGGTGCTTAGTGATAGTAGCCGACATGAAAACACCGCCAGAAAGTAAATACTTGTTCGAAATGGGAAATGTCAATCATATCACCCGAAAAAGAGTCAAATATCTTTCAGTACCAGAACAAAGTAAGTTATATCCCTTGTTAGCAGAGGCCATACCATTAAACACATTTGGAAGGAAGAACATCGGATACATGTACGCTATACATCACGAGGCGAACTATATTTGGGattttgatgatgataatttTGGCTTAATCGAACTTAATGATTTTAAACCTTCAAATCCTTTATCTTACGTCACAGATTGCAAAGCAGCACATAATACGTTACTGAACCCATATCCCTATTTCGGAGTTGCAGAATCATACACATGGCCAAGAGGTTTCCCTCTACAggatattaaaaacaaaacgacTCTACCTAAACTATGTACCAAAAGTACTTCAGTAAAACTTGGTATAGTACAGTCTCTAGCAAATAAACAACCCGATATAGATGCTATTTATAGactgacacgtgacataccCTTTAATTTCCGCGCAACACCGAAATCTCACCGGCCATTAGTTTTGCCTCGAAATTCATACACACCATTTAATGCCCAGGCAACTTTATGGTTTGCACCTGCGTTCCCCTATTTGTTGCTACCTATCAGCGTACATGGGCGCGTGTCTGATATTTGGAGAAGTTACATCGCGGAatattttctttacaaaaaCGACCTTCTCTTAGCATTTTCATCACCATATGTTGTTCAGGATAGGAATCCGCATAACTACTTACGTGATTTTAACGCAGAGTTGGATTTGTACCAGAAAAGTAAACAACTTGTGGAATTTCTTTCATCTGACAAACATGGTAATCAACCACACCTTTTGGCAATGTACAAAAGCTTATATATGAGAGAGTATTTTGAACTGCCTGATATATTTTTAGCTGAAGCATGGACAAAGACATTGGAAGACATCAGGAAATGA